The Halobacillus ihumii genomic sequence GATTACTTTGTTAAAGTTGGATTGAACATTCACCAGAAATTCCAGTGCAATTAAAAGGAAGCCTTTAAGGAACTTACCATTTAAAATTTGTCCAAAACCTGGAAATGCAATACTCCAAAAAAGTCTTTCATATTTATTATATTTATTCATACTACCCATCCAAATAATAGAAGTTATGTTTATTCACTTATAATTCCCTAGGGGTATCTTCCTAATGCTACAGAAAGAGAAAGACAATGCGTATATGCATTGCCTATATACCTTTAACTAATCTATTCTTTTGATAGTTTTCTCCTGTCTGCTGCTTGAGGGGGTTCTTCCATCCACCCATGTTCAATCATGATCTTGCCTCCATCTTCAGCAAAGTCAAATGTATCTTTCATTATTTTATTCAATTTTAATGTTAAGTCATTCCGCATACTGAATGCAGATCCGAAAGTATTCCCACTGAGACTAAAGACAGATAACATATTGGTAATATACATCATTAACTTATCAGAAAAAGGTGAGAGGGTTGATTCTGTTATTTCACCAGCCCAAATGGAGGGCGGGTGAATATCACTTTCCAATAAGATATCTTGCATGGTGGTGGTGACCTGCTTGGCAAGTTCTTTTCCTCTAGCAAAGTATTTCTTCGATTGATCATTCTCGGCAACTTGTGCAAAGCTTGTCATCAACTGTGTTCCAATTGCATTAATTTCTAGAGATTGATACAGTAAACCAATTTCTACCGTATTAAGAACCCGTTTCGGCTTTAAAATGTTCATACCGCTCATATAGCTTGTCTTATCAACATACTCAACTTCTTTTGGTAAAGGAACAATTGGCGGGTGGATCAAAATTCCCTGTTCCAAAAGGTATTCCGTGACCTGATTAGAGGTATCTTGTAAATCATCAATAAACCTATTATATAACTGGCGAATATCCTTTCGGTAAGACATCCCCAGGTGCAAAGTATACAAGCCCATCAAAACCTCAGTCATCGTACGTATAAAAAACAAATCAAAACCACCGTCATATAATCGGGGAGCTTCTTTGTTTACGTCCTTTCCAGTATATCCTTCAGGAACCACGGCACCTTCCCTTTCAAAAACGGTTTTGATTGCCTCAACATTTAGGGTTTCCTTATTATAATGGTTTTGAAATATTGATTTTACTACTTCATCATTACTTAGTTCAAGAAAATACTCTAAGACTCTTAGCAGCATTGTTTTTTCCATATAAGCCTGCCACAAATTCCCTAATTCGGAAGCTGATATTTTGGCTTGTTCACTGTTCAAGTCTAATACCTCCCTAAAATTCAAATTGTATATCAATTATAACTTTCCCCATTTTATGGTTTTTAATAATGGGATGCTGTTCATACAAATTCAAAATCATAGGAGTGTTAAAAAAGCTGAGGGCGATCAGTTAAATAAGCTTAAGGTGTTTTATTGGCTATATTTTTACATGTTGGTGAAAGATGGCTAAACAAAAAGAGTAGACAAGCCATGATGTAATCTTTCTAAGATCCTTTGATCTACATGAGGAGTGGAACACTGCAAAGAATGTGGATTAGAATTTCGCTAGTTTTAGTCCATATTAGTTGGTTTTCCGTCTAACTGCATCCTTGAAAACGTTTTTTTAGGGCTTTATCCTAATAAATTACTGTTAGTCTTACTATGTGAAGAGACGCCTAAATGGGAGGTCAAATCGATCTGACCACCAAAAAGACGGTGACCACATAATTGACCACGTATTACCTAAAAGGGTATGAAAATGGACGAAATTGCTTTAGGTATTGGAAGGGGATTTATTGGTATTTGTCAGTTATGAATGGGAACGTATGTTTGTGAAGTCGTGTGATTAAACGAGTGATGTAAAATTATGAAAAGCCCCTAAACCTGGAATTTCCAGGTTTAGGGGCTTTTTGTATTTACTAAAGGATAATTGCAAGTAACCAAATTAAACCTGAGATGTAGCTGCATGTAAAAATCCTAAAATAAAACTGTCAACGATGGGATCAATTATCAACAATTTTTGTAAAAACAGCCATAGTTTAAAACCTTGAGGCTAGGTGCGAAAAGTTCCAGAAGTTATGCCACTCTTTTTCACACTTATGGGCGAACGTACATATTATTTGTCTAAAGAGGTGGTGAACGATGGAGGGAAAAAACGTGAATGTAGAACATGATCCCTTTGCGATCGAGCATGAAGAATGGAAAAAAAGACAAATAAGATCTAGGTTCAAACAATTACTTACAATTTCTTCGCCAATATTTATCTTAATTTTATGGGAGTTCTTATCTAGAACAGGGCTAGTTGATGCAAGGTTTTTCCCGCCGCCGACAGAAATAGTGGGAACGTTTGTGGCGATGGGAACGAGCGGGGAGTTATATAACCACATAGGTATCTCGTTATATAGAATATTTGCCGGGTTTCTGCTTGGGGTCATCCCTGGAGTAATCCTTGGCCTTTTAATGGGATTGTATTCTCCGCTGCGTCATTTCTTTTCGCCGCTTGTAATGGCGCTTATGCCGATCCCGACATTGGCCTTATTGCCCATAATTTTAATTATTTTCGGAGTTGGGGAAGTATCCAAAATTGTAACGATCGCAGGAAGTGTGTTTTTTCCGGTGGTCATCAATACAGTGGCAGGTGTCGTGAATATTGACCGGATTTATTTAGATGTAGCGAAAAATTATGGAGCTAACTCTAGAGACTTCTTCTTTAAAATTGCTTTGCCAGGTTCACTTCCGGTCATGATTGAGGGAATTCAAATGGGGCAGGCTATCGCGCTTCTAACTATTGTAGCTGCTGAAATGATGGGTGCCAATTCCGGGATTGGATATTTGATTTGGACCTCATACAATGCTTTCTTATTAAAAGAAATGTATGTCGGCCTTGTACTCATTTCGTTCTTCGGATATTTATTCTCGCTTATTTTAAGAGGGTTTCAGAGAAAGTTACTGCCATGGAGGTAACAGCAGAGAGGTGATGACATGGATCATAAACCGAAAATTGCGATTCAGGATCTGACGAAAGTTTTTTACAAAAAAGCCAGCAGTGTTACAGCCTTAGAAGAGATAACGATGGATATTGAGGATGGGGAGTTTGTTTGTTTAATTGGACCGAGCGGATGTGGGAAAACGACATTGCTGCGAATTCTTGCTGGTCTGGAAAACCCAAGTACTGGCACATTTACTATCGCCCAAGGGAAGGAAGACCGTCCGCTGCAATCTATGGTCTTTCAAGAACGAGGCGTAATTCCCTGGTTAACGGTTGAAGAGAATGTTGCCTTCGGTCTTAAAATGAGACATTTACCGAAACAGACCGTCAAAGAAAGAACGGCCTATTATTTAGCTAAAGTTGGACTTGATAAGTTTGCGAAGCTGTATCCAAAAGAGTTATCTGGCGGGATGAAGCAGCGGGTCAGTATAGCGCGAGCTTTTGCTAATGATCCGGAAATATTATTAATGGATGAACCTTTTGGCGCTCTCGATGAACAAAATAAATTTATTCTTCAAGAAGAATTATTAACGATATGGTCAGAAACGAAAAAGACAGTCCTTTTTATTACACATAGCATTGATGAAGCTTTATTGCTCAGTGACAGGATTCTGTTAATGAGTTCTCAACCTGGCAAAATTATCGCTGAAAAAATTATTGATTTACCTCGTCCGAGAACGATGGAACAAGTTCGAGCCAATCAGACGATGGCAGATAACTTCGTTGAAATTTGGAATCACTTGCAAGACGAAGTGCAAGGTTCGAGAGTAAGTAGATAAGAGGAGAGATGGAACATGAAAAAATTTACAATCCTTTATGTGCTGCCGTTGTTATTGCTTATTTTAGTCTTAGGTGGATGTTTACAAGGACAGTCCGATCAAGCTTCGGACCAAGGTAACTCAGGGGATAAAGTTACGAATGAAGTAAGTGAAAACAATCCATCTGGTGATTTAGCACCGCTTGAAAAGAAAGCAACTGTTGTCATCGCGGAAGATGGCTCGGCTTCTGGAGCGGGATTTTATATTGCTAACGAAAGAGGGTACTTTGAAGACTACAATATTGAAGTGGAATTTGTGCAATTCGCAAATAGTGATGACATGCTTCCAGCCCTGGCTGCCGGAGAAGTTGACATTGCAGGGGGGGTTTCAACGGCATCCTTTTTTAATGCTATTGCTCAAGGAATCGATGTAAAAATCATTGCTGATAAAGGGCACAATATTAAGGGTGATTCTTATTTTTCATTTGTCATTCGCAACGATTTGAAGGGCGAAATAAAGGAGTACTCCGATTTTAAAGGAAAGCGTATTGCTGTCTCTTCCCAAAATGCTGTAGATGATTATATCTTCCATAGAATGTTAGAACATGCCGGTTTAACAGAAGAAGATGTCGAGTTTGTATTGATGTCAGACTTTGGTAATATGCTCGCTTCAATTGGCAGCGGCTCTGTTGATGCAGCGCTTCAAATTGAACCACTTATTACTCAAGGAATTCAACAAGGGATTCATAGTCGATTTGGAGATACGACGGACTATGCGCCAGAAGCTCAGATCGCTATGGTGCTAGGGGCGCCTGACTTCATCAAAGAAGAAACCGATATTTCACTGCGGTTTATGGCGGCCTATTTAAAAGGAGTTCGTGATTACAACGATGCCTTTATTAAAGGGGAAGGAACCGATGACATCATAGAGATTATGACGGAGTATACGGCTCTGAAAGATCCGGATCTATGGGGTGAAGTTGCGGTCACAGGGTTAAATCCAAATGGCGAAATGTTTATTGAAGATATTAAGAAGCAATATAAGATGTATAAAAATAATGGAGCGATTCGAGGAGAGATTGATTTTGAGAAGGCGATCGATACCTCTATAACTGAAAAGGCGGTTGAAAAGATCGGAGAATATAAAAAATAAAAAAGGAAAAAGCAGCTGGAGTCGGAAGTCAATCCAAGCTGCTTTTTTTTATATATGTTTACATAATATTCTTCACGGAAATTAAGATGGATGTTTTTGTTGCAGCAGAAATCGGAAGTAATTTTCAATTTGGTTAATTTCTTCAGGTTGAACAGTAAGCCATGCTTCTTTATCGAAAATGACAGGTTTATCATAGCCTTTGTCTTTTAAGAAGAGTTTGATCTCTCTCATTTCATCCTCTTTTTCGTCGCTTAACCCCAGAAGGTAGTCGGCGGTCGTCCTTAGGGCATAAGCAATTTTTGAGAGATCCTCAAGATCTGGCGAAGTATATTGACGTTCCCAGTTCGATACAACCTGTGCGGAAACGCCTACCTTTTCAGCAAGCATCGTTTGAGTCAGATGTCTCTCTTTTCTTAATGACCGAATGCGTTGATAAATCACGTCAAACGCCTCCTTTCTGCTATTATAGCACATTAGTAACGAAAATCGATACCTTAACTAACGAGATATTTTACAAATACTAACGTATTACGTTAGTTAAGGTAACGGGATACGTTGCCTGATGGTTGGCAGGTGAGTGTAGAGTGATTTATACTGGGGGTAGCAGCAAAAGGAGGTGTTAATGTGAAAGAGAAGGTAGTAAGTATCGTCGGTCCTACTGCGGTCGGGAAGTCAAAGCTGGGCATTGAAGTGGCAAAGCGTTTTAATGGAGAAGTCATTAGCGGAGATTCGATGCAAATATACCGTGATATGGACATTGGGACAGCGAAGGTAACAGAGCAGGAAATGGAAGGTATTGTTCATCACATGATCGACATAAAGAATCCTGATCAATCGTTTTCTGTTGCGGAATTTCAAGAGCGTGTTCAATCACTGATTGCGGACATTACGTCGCGGGGGAAGTGCCCTGTGTTAGTGGGTGGCACGGGGTTGTACATAGAAGCAACCTTACATAATTTTAACTTTTCTAATCGAGAAAAAGATTCACGTGTTCAAGAACGTCTTGAAAAACAACTTCAAGAGTGCGGAAAAGATCAAATGTACCAGCGTCTAGTAGAGATCGACCCCATTCAAGCTGAGAAAATTCACCCTAATAATGAGCGCCGTGTTTTAAGAGCGCTAGAGGTCTATGAAACAACCGGCAAAACGATGAGTGAAAATATAGAACAGCAAAAGGCGGCCGCCCCTTTCCGTCCTGTTGTTATCGGTCTTGAAATGGAGCGGGAGTTGTTATACGAACGTATTAACGGCCGTGTTGATCAAATGATGGAGGAGGGTTTGCTTGAAGAGGTTCGAATGCTTTATGACCGTGGTTTGGAAAAGAGTCAATCAATGAGTGCGATCGGTTATAAGGAGTTTATTCCATACTTTAAAGGTGAGTGTACGCTGGCACGTGCTATAGAACTTTTAAAACGCAATTCCAGACGCTATGCTAAGCGGCAGTATACCTATTTCAAAAATAAACTGAGTGTTACCTGGTACGAGATTCACCCGAATGGTTATAAGGATAAATTTGAAAAAATATTAAACGATTTAGCAGGAATGCTGTAAAAAAGCTAGAATGATACTAATATAGATAGAAAAGAGGAGGAAGATTCATGGCTCAGTCCGTAAACATTCAGGATAATTATTTAAATCAATTAAGGAAAGAACGTATGCAATTGACAGTTTTCTTACTTAACGGATTCCAATTGCGAGGAATAGTGAAAGCTTTTGATAACTTTACGGTATTGCTTGAAACGGATGGTAAACAACAATTAATTTTCAAGCATGCCATTTCCACTTTCGCACCAGTGAAAAATATTGCGCTTGATAAGGAATAAAGATCGATAACGAGCACAGTTCTGTGCTCGTTTTTTCTGTGTAAAATCTTCTATGATTACTTGCGTTTTAGTACCTGTCGTGTTTTTACTAGGCGAATGCACAGATTCTTCGTACCTAGCGTATGATACAGGGAATGAGGAGGGATCGATGTGTATCCACAAGCTAAAGCGGCACGCCCAGGCGCGATTAACATCGTACTCAATGAAGCGAAAGGAAAGGCGGATGCCGTGCAAAGTCCTTCTGTGAAGGGAAAGCATATGGCTCCTTTTCGTAAAATTGATCACTACTTTAAGTCGATTATCGGCTTGCAAGAATTAAAGCATAGTGTAAAAGAAATCTACGCACAGGTACTGATTGCTCAGAAAAGAAAAGATATGGGTCTGAAATCGAATAGTCAAGTGCTGCACATGGTTTTTAAAGGGAATCCGGGAACAGGTAAAACCACGATTGCACGAATGGTTGCAGCACTGTTCCAGGAGATGGAAGTTTTAGAAAAGGGACATTTTATAGAAGCTGACCGCAGTGATCTCGTGGGGGAATATATTGGTCATACAGCGCAAAAAACAAAAGATTTAATCAAGAAGTCTCTTGGAGGGGTGCTTTTTATAGATGAAGCATACTCACTCGCTCGTGGAGGAGATAAAGATTTTGGCAAAGAAGCGATTGATACGATTGTGAAATGTATGGAAGACCATCATGATGAACTGGTGATTATCCTGGCGGGCTATCCGTATGAAATGGATAATTTCATGAGGATGAACCCGGGTCTTGCTTCGCGTTTTCCTATCCAACTCGATTTTGATGATTACTCAGCAATGGAACTATCAGCTATTGCAGATCATATGGTTCAAGATAGAGATTACGTTCTTTCCCATCAAGCCAGCAAAAAGCTGTATGAACATTTGGTGTCTGTTTGTTATCACTCGAAGCATAATTTTTCAAATGCGAGATATGTTAGAAATGTCATTGAAGAGGCAATTCGTAAACACGCTTTCAGAGTAGCGAGTTACTCTACTCACGAAAGAGCGATCTTAACGACACTTGAAGCGGAAGACTTTCAACTATTATCTGAGAAATCGAGCTATCACTAAGAGAATTGTGTATTCATCCACCTTCTCTGATATGATAGAACAAACATGTTTCATAAAGAAAAGGGTGAATCCAATAGGAATGAAAGAACAAATTATACTCGTGGCAAGAAAAGACCCTGCTCAACAAGAGGAACGGTTTACTTCTTCTCTGGAGGAGTTGCGATCGTTAACGGAAACCGCCGGAGGAGAAGTTAAAAAAATCATGGTTCAGAAGCGAGAACGAATTCAGCCGGCTACTTACATTGGTGAAGGAAAGCTAGCTGAAATAAAAGAAGAAATGGACCAGAGTGAAGCGTATATTGATATCGTTGTTTTTAATGACGAATTATCGCCTGGTCAACTGCGGAATATCTCTGATCGTTTGGAGAGGAGAGTCATTGACCGCAGTCAGCTTATTTTAGATATATTTGCACGCCGCGCACGAACCAAGGAAGGTAAGCTCCAAGTTGAACTTGCTCAGCTGCAATATTTACTGCCGAGACTTGCTGGGCAAGGTACGGAGCTTTCTAGACTTGGCGGCGGAATTGGGACGAGAGGGCCTGGTGAAACGAAGCTGGAGACGGATAGGCGTCATATTCAGCGTCGTATTGATGATATTAAACGCCGTCTTCAAACCGTTGTAAAACAACGGAACCAATATCGAAAAAGGCGCGAAGATAACTATGCCTTTCAAATAGCAATCGTAGGGTATACGAACGCCGGTAAATCTACATTTTTTAATAAAGTGACAGATAGTGATTCGTTTGAAGAGGACCTGCTGTTTGCTACACTCGATCCATTAACGCGGCAGGTCAGTCTGCCTTCGGGGTTTAAGGCGCTTATTTCTGATACAGTTGGTTTCATTCAAGACCTGCCAACAACATTAATTGCGGCTTTCCGTTCAACATTAGAAGAAGTGACGGAAGCGGATTTTATTATTCATATGGTGGATTCCTCTCATCCAGACCATTTAGAACAGGAAAAGACGGTCCATAAACTTTTGAAGGATCTGCAAGCAGATCATCTGCCTTCCCTGACTGTTTATAATAAAAGGGATCTCCTGCAAGATGACTTCATCCCGAATGCTTTCCCGTCCTTGACGGTAAGCGTGCAAGACCCGATTGATATCAAGCGAATTCTTGATAAAGTAGAGAGTGTTTTAAAAGAAGAATGGTATGAATATAACGTGTTTATCCCTGCTTCAGACGGAAAACAGCTTCAGCAATTTAAACAAGGCAGTATTGTTGCCTCGGTTAAGTTTCATGAAGACCAGGAAGGATATGCATTGCATGGTTTTATCCGTCCGGATCATCCACTGAAAAATAAGATTATACAATAGTTAGGAAGAGAAAGATGAATGAATATATAGAATCAGCAGAGCATCAAATTCGTTCGCAGCACGAAGGTATACAAGTATTAGTAGAAAAAAATCAACAAAAAGTACTGGATGCTTTTCAAAAGTTAAAAGTGTCCGATTCTCATTTCAACCCCACTACAGGCTATGGATATGATGATTTCGGAAGAGATACTCTGGAAGAGCTGTATGCAGAGATTTTTTCAGCGGAAGATGCTCTTGTCAGACCGCAAATAATTTCAGGGACACATGCTATTACCACAGCCCTTTTCGGTGTTTTAAGACCAGGAGATGAGCTCGTATATATCACCGGAGAACCGTATGATACGTTAGAGGAAGTTATCGGAGGTAAAGAGGGGCAGGATAAAGGATCATTGGCTGATTTCGGGATTACTTATCAAGCCGTTCCTTTAAAGGATAACCGGGAAGTGGATCTGGGTTTAGTGAAAGATGCGGTTTCGGAACGGACAAAGGTTGTCGCCATTCAGCGATCTAAAGGTTATGCGGATCGACCATCCTTCACAATAAGTGAAATTGAACAGATGATTCGTTATGTTCGATCTTTAAAAAACGATGTCGTTGTGTTTGTAGATAATTGCTATGGTGAATTTGTCGAGGAACAGGAACCTGTAGAAGTGGGAGCCGACCTTATAGCGGGCTCACTCATTAAAAATCCAGGTGGAGGCCTTGCGCGGATCGGCGGTTATATTGCTGGAAGAAAACAGTTAATTGAGTTGTGCAGTTATCGATTAACTGCTCCTGGTTTAGGTAAAGAAACAGGAGCCAGTTTAAATACATTACAAGAGATGTATCAGGGAATATTTTTAGCTCCTCATGTCGTTGGAGAGGCGTTGAAAGGGGCTATTTTTACAGCGAAGCTTCTTGATTCGCTTGGGTTTTCTACTTCACCACGATTTGATGAACCGCGAACGGATCTCATCCAATCAGTTGATTTTGATAATGCTGAACAGATGGTTCAATTTTGTCAGGCCATCCAGGGAGCCTCGCCGATTAATTCTCATGTAACGCCGCATCCAAGTCCAATGCCTGGTTATGAAAGTGATGTCATTATGGCAGCAGGGACGTTCATACAAGGAGCTAGTTTAGAGCTGACTGCTGACGGCCCTCTTAGAGCGCCTTATACAGCTTTTGTTCAGGGCGGATTAACATATGCTCACGTTAAAATTGCTGTTGGCCGAGCTGCAGAAAAATTAATCCAATCAGGCTTTGCCCAACCCAAAACATCCTTAAAAAACTGAAGGCTATCGTCTTCAGTTTTTATATACAAATTCATGTTAGCTTATCTAACATAACTTGACACATTAATTACAATAGCTATATAATAGTGGTAGAATTTCTTTTGGGGGTGGCAAATCGATGAGTGATCAAGTTCGTCGTTCCATGCCGTTGTTCCCGATGGGGATTGTACAATCCTTAACTGATCTTTCTGCCCGGCAAGTTAGGTATTATGAACAGCATCAGTTAGTAAATCCAGTAAGATCAAACGGCAATCAGCGGCTTTTTTCATTTAATGATGTCGATCGTTTGCTTGAGATTAAGGACCTTATAGAAAAAGGTGTGAACATGGCTGGAATTAAACAGGTGCTTACACTTACCCATCAGCCGGAGAAGGAAACATACAGTGGTGAAGAAGTGGAAGTTCGCAATGAACTCACTGACAAAGAACTTCGCCGTATGTTACAACAAGAACTTTTCACCGCGGGGAGGCAGGGCAAGGCTAGTATAAGGCAGGGAGAATTATCTAGATTCTTCCACTAAAGACATAGGAGGAGACACATGGGATTAACAAGAGATGAGATTTTCAAGAAGATTGATGAGGAAAATGTAAAGTTTATCCGATTACAATTCACGGATATGCTAGGTACGATTAAGAACGTGGAAATACCAGTAAGTCAAGTAGATAAAGCTCTTGAAGGTATGATGATGTTTGACGGATCTTCCATCGAAGGTTTTGTTCGTATTGAAGAATCAGATATGTACTTAGTTCCAGATCTTGATACATTCGTTGTGTTCCCTTGGTCATCTGAAAAGGGAAAAGTTGCACGCTTTATCTGTGATATTTATAACCCTGATATGACACCATTTGAAGGATGCCCGCGTTACAATTTAAAACGTAACCTGAAGAAGATGGAAGAGCTAGGATTCAACGCTTTTAACATTGGAACAGAGCCTGAATTTTTCCTATTTAAACTTGATGTGAACGGTGATCCTACCATGGAGCTGAACGATAAAGGCGGGTACTTTGATTTGGCCCCAACTGACTTAGGAGAAAATTGCCGCCGTGATATCGTGCTCGAGTTAGAGGAGATGGGCTTTGAAATCGAAGCTTCTCACCACGAAGTGGCTCCAGGCCAGCATGAGATCGATTTCAAATATTCTGATGCAGTGAAGCATTGTGATGACATTCAGACCTTTAAATTAGCTGTTAAAACAATTGCCCGCCAGCACGGATTACACGCAACATTCATGCCTAAGCCATTGTTCGGTGTGAACGGCTCAGGGATGCATGCCAATATGTCATTATTTAATGAAAATGGGAATGCTTTCTTTGACGAAAACGGCAAAGAGCAGCTATCTGATGTAGCTTATCAATTTACAGCGGGTATTGTGAAGCATGCGACTAACTTCACAGCCGTAACCAATCCAACGATCAATTCTTATAAGCGTCTGGTTCCTGGTTATGAAGCTCCTTGTTATGTGGCATGGTCCGGCCAAAACCGCAGCCCGCTCGTTCGTGTTCCGACTTCGCGCGGTCTGAGTACACGTATTGAAGTGCGCAGTGTTGACCCTGCAGCTAATCCGTATATGGCTATGGCCGTACTGCTTGCTGCTGGACTCGATGGTGTCGAGAACAAGCTGGAAGCTCCTGCTCCCGTTGATCGCAATATTTATGTAATGGACAAAAAAGAGCGTGAAGCACACGGCGTTAAAGATTTACCTGCAACACTTTCTGACGCGCTTCTTGAGCTGCAGTCTGATGAAGTCATGGTAAAAGCTCTTGGTGAGCATTTGTTTGAACATTTTATTGAAGCTAAAGAAATTGAATGGGATATGTTCCGTACGCAAGTCCATCCTTGGGAGCGCGAACAGTATTTACAAACCTATTAATAATGGTCCCCATGAAGCCGCCTGGCTCATG encodes the following:
- the glnA gene encoding type I glutamate--ammonia ligase, with amino-acid sequence MGLTRDEIFKKIDEENVKFIRLQFTDMLGTIKNVEIPVSQVDKALEGMMMFDGSSIEGFVRIEESDMYLVPDLDTFVVFPWSSEKGKVARFICDIYNPDMTPFEGCPRYNLKRNLKKMEELGFNAFNIGTEPEFFLFKLDVNGDPTMELNDKGGYFDLAPTDLGENCRRDIVLELEEMGFEIEASHHEVAPGQHEIDFKYSDAVKHCDDIQTFKLAVKTIARQHGLHATFMPKPLFGVNGSGMHANMSLFNENGNAFFDENGKEQLSDVAYQFTAGIVKHATNFTAVTNPTINSYKRLVPGYEAPCYVAWSGQNRSPLVRVPTSRGLSTRIEVRSVDPAANPYMAMAVLLAAGLDGVENKLEAPAPVDRNIYVMDKKEREAHGVKDLPATLSDALLELQSDEVMVKALGEHLFEHFIEAKEIEWDMFRTQVHPWEREQYLQTY